The Cloacibacterium sp. TD35 region ATTCGCCAAAAGAAAATCCTGAAGGTTACGCAAAAGCTAATCTTTTAGACAAAGTTCAAAACTTGAAAGGAAAATTACTCATGATTCACGGTGCGCAAGATGATGTAGTGGTTTGGCAACATTCTGTAAAATTCCTGAAATCTGCAGTTGACAAAGGCGTTCAGTTAGATTATTTCGTTTATCCTGGTCATCCTCACAATGTTTCTGGGAAAGACAGAGTACATTTAATGCAAAAGGTTACGGATTATTTTGACTTGTATTTGAAATAAATATGAACATTATAAAAACAAAAAATCGGGAAGTAATTTTCCCGATTTTTAATATTTAATAAGTATTAATCTACTTTCTTCAAATCCAAATCTCCAAAATCAAAAGAGAAATCGGTAACATCTGAAATCGGTTTCATTTTGGCAGAAACTGCTTTTCCGTTTTCATCGAAAGTAAAGGTGAAAAATGCATCTGCATCATAACTTCTATCGTCCCATTTTATTACGAAAGTATCTCTAGAATAAGGCAAAATTTCGCCTTTTAATCTTTCAGAAGATTTACAAATAATTCTAAAACCTTTCTTTTCTTTAGAAATCACTACATCACCAAACCAAGCATCTCTATAAGTTCCTACAAATTGCTCTGGAGTCAATTTTGCACTTCTATCTTTTTGATAAGCAGCAACTTTAGCATAAGTTTCAGCTTTTTCTTTGTCATATTGTGCATTGCCTTTTGCATATCTTTCTGCATAGGTTTTCAACCAATTTCTGTCTTCAATTCCTAAATACGCATCTTTTACCGTATTGGTAATCGTGTTAAAAGCCACCCCTTGTTGTTGATTCGTGAGCACTACAATTCCTAAATTCAAATCTGGAATTAACGTAAATTGTGTAACTGTACCAATTAAACCACCTGTATGCTGAATCTGGCGATGACCTTTTACATCAGAAATAAACCAACCTAAACCATAACCGTAAAATTTAGTATCATAAGGATTTTTAGCAGCCATAGGAATCGGTTGTTGAATTTGCCACAAAATATTTGCGTTTTTCTCAGAAACCAAACGTTTTCCGTCTTTGGTTACAAAGCCATTCATTAAGAAATTTGCCCAAGTCGTCATGTCAGTAATGTTGCTCAAAATTCCCCCAGCTGCATTGGCAGTTTCATTCCAATCGTGAGGAACAGCAACTGCTTTTCCATTGACTGGAGCATGTGCATCAATTTTATTTTCAATAGATTT contains the following coding sequences:
- a CDS encoding serine hydrolase produces the protein MKKSFSLFFILCSLFFFSQISEQKLDELIQKTITTFDVPGMSVGVLKDGKVIYSKGFGVRSLNNKLPMTPETLVGIASNSKGFTCTALAILADEGKLNWDDKVTKFLPDFKMYDDYVTREITIKDLVTHRAGLGLGQGDLMFFPEGGNISSEQLIHNVRYLKPAHSFRNTMDYNNIMFIVAGEIIHKISGKTWAEFIEERIMKPVGMNSSFGSYNRAKSIENKIDAHAPVNGKAVAVPHDWNETANAAGGILSNITDMTTWANFLMNGFVTKDGKRLVSEKNANILWQIQQPIPMAAKNPYDTKFYGYGLGWFISDVKGHRQIQHTGGLIGTVTQFTLIPDLNLGIVVLTNQQQGVAFNTITNTVKDAYLGIEDRNWLKTYAERYAKGNAQYDKEKAETYAKVAAYQKDRSAKLTPEQFVGTYRDAWFGDVVISKEKKGFRIICKSSERLKGEILPYSRDTFVIKWDDRSYDADAFFTFTFDENGKAVSAKMKPISDVTDFSFDFGDLDLKKVD